The following is a genomic window from Nitrospira sp..
GGGGCGGCACTGTCGGTATAGCCGTACGTCCCCACCACCTCGACGCCTTTGTCTCGAATGCCCACGCGCAGATGCCGCTCGCGCGGGTCGGTCAATTCCGCCAGCAGCGGGTCCGATTCCGCCAAGCGCAGGTCGTACCGCTGTCGCGAGACGACGGCTTCGCGAAAACCGAAGGTCTCATTCAGCCCGCCGCCCACAACCTGCATCCCGATCAAGGTCCCACCGGATTTGGGGAACTCCGCTAATGCCCGAAGCTCCTCTGGAGACAACACCTTCCCAGAGATCGTCGGATAGACCAGGACGACCCGATGGGTCAGCGCTTCGCGAATATCGCGCGTGATCCGAAAGGGGACGCCGATAGATTTGAGCCCATGCGCCAATCCCAGCCAGGAGGAATCCGGATCGGTCAAGAAAATCGCCAAGCGGCTCTTCGATCCTTCTCCGTAGGTCGTCCACGCTGTCGGTACCCGAGGCGGCACGATGGTGGCGTGATCGGGGCCTGAGACACCGGGAAACAGATGGAGGTCTTGCTTGGAAAGCTCGATGGGCTGGCCGGACCGCGGGCTCAACAATGCCCAGGACCCGATCACAATCGCGAGAAAGAGCGTGGCGACTCCAGTCAATCGGATGAGGATCGATCGTTCCATGCGTTACCAGTGATACAGCAGGCTCAGATTACCGCCCCGCCGAACGTAGAGAATGCCGCGGTCTTCGTAATACCCCGACGCCTCAACCGAGAAGCGATCCGTGAGGGGAAACGTCACTCCGCCTTGGATGGTCCGGCTCTGCACCCTGGTGAAATCCTGCGCGGCCACGATCCGTTCACCGGAGGTTCCGAACGACCCTGAGGCAAACACCTGGACCCGGTCCGCCGGCCGCCAGGTCAACTGCGACGCCAACGTGATCGCCCCGGTATCGGGAATGGCATAGATTTTTTCGGTCAGCCACAGATTGAACGGCAGAAAGATCGTCAGCCCGGGCATCAAGAGATCGATATCGTCTTGTTTGTAATTCAACCGGCGATATCCGAACGAGACTTCGAACGGCGCGAGCGTGGAGTGGACGCCTCCCAACCCTTGCGCGATCTCCCCGGCGAACGAATAGTTGGGAGCAAAGTGCGGATTAATCGTGCCCTGGGCCGCGACATACCCCCAGGCCCGCGCCCAGAGAGGGCTGTACAGCTCTGCCGACAGCGGTGTGTCGTGCGAGCCGAATCGATTGATTGGCTCAGCCCGCACGATCACCGTCTGATCGCCGACCGGCTTGGCTATCTCGAACAAGAGATCTCGTTCGTCAGGTATTCCCTTCGTGTAAGAGTAATGCCCGTAGCCGGCCTTCACATAGTCGCGATAGGGCAGACGGAGCCCCGTCAATCCCTGCCCCACGGCCGCCCGCGGCGACACCAGCAGCTCGGATCGCACGTTGCGTAACTGCTGTTCAATCTCCGAGTCGTGCGTCTCGGCGGCTAGCGCCTCGTAGCGCGCCAGCGCCTCTGTCCGATTCCCCTGCCAATGCGCCACTTCGGCAAGCCCGCGGCGCGCCTCTACATGCTGAGGCTCTTCCTGCACCACCTGCGCATACAACGCCTGCGCTTCGGGAAACTGTTTCTGCCACGACAACACTTGCGCCAGCGCCACACGAATATCCCGATCCCCGGGATGGCGCGCGAGCACCTCGCGATACAACGAAACCGCCTCGGCATGAGCTCCCTGCCACGACAAGACGCGCGCCAGTGCGCTGCGCAGATCGTCGCGCTCAGGGAACTGTTGCATACCCGCTCGGTACAGGGCCGCCGCCTCGTCATACTGTCGCGCCAACTCTAGTCGATGCCCACGTTCCAACATCTGCAGCGCATCGGCGGAAACAGACTTGCTCTCCAAAGCCGGCATTGGCGCAGGGATCGAACGCTGACCTGGGGGATCGTTTTTCGCGGAGGACTCGGCTTTCAACGAACGCAGACGCGCCGCAACTTCGGGATCGCCCGTGGCCTCCACCACGCGCTGATAGTAGGGGATCGCCTGATCCGGATGGCCGCTCCACAACAGCACATCGGCAAGCCCGGTCAACGCATCGGGATGCTGCGGATGATCGCGGAGGACCCCCTCATACTCTTGCCTGGCCTCGGGGTAGCGCTGCTGCCACGACAACACTCGCGCCAGCGCGACGCGGTTGTCGTCGTCGAGCGGATGGCGGGACAAGATATCGCGATAGAGCGCGCTCGCTTCATCCCATTGCCGCTGCCAGGAGAGCAGTTTCGCCAAACTTGCGCGGACCTCGTCATTCTCCGGACGCGCCGCTAAATATCGGCGATAGGCCGCGATGGCCTCCGGAAACTGTTTCTGTTGCTCCAAAAATTTTCCCTGCTCCAGAAGCCGGCGCGGCGGGGGTTCGGCGCTGTTTGCTTGCACGGAGGGGACCAGCCCATCGACTCCGGCAGCGGCAAGGCAGGCGAAGAACGCAAGGCACCCAATGCGTATGATCCGACCGGTCCGCAACATGCACTCGCTCGTCCAATCGTTCGTCACTGTTTTCTTGCGTCATCCGTGCGGCTTACTCCGCAAGCGCTCGGAACCCATTGAGGTCGTGAATAATCACGCCTGAAAAACTGGGATGCGAGGTCGTCTCCACAATCCGTTTTACAGAGGCCGATACCTCAGCCCGTGAACGGCCGGCGAAAGTAAGCCGCTCCGGCCTGACCGTGAACCGATGATGAATGCGGAACCACTCTCGCCGGGTTGAGCGATTCGCTCCCTCTGCCAGCGGCATCCACTGCAACAGCCGCCGATCGTAGTCCAGCATCGCGTCGGCCCTGGCAGAGTCCGGCTCGCGGCGCAGCACCACATGCTGCTCAACCGGAAGCGGAGTCGTCTCCACCGCCAGCCATACCCGCGTCCCGATGAGATCGCCATAGCGCAGGATGTCATCGGCAATCTCCTGCACGTCGTCCAAGTCCGTGCGGTAACTCATTACCGCCACTTCATCGACCCGATCCATGACGGCGTAGGCCAGCGGGCGGCCGGCCAGCGTCGGCGACGCCAGCCAAAAAGGAATCACCATCGAAAGGCGAACGCGGCCACCGATGATGTTCTTCAGTGTCTCGATCGTCTCGATGTAACGGCGGAGCTGAGCCTCGTCCTGCAAAAATCCCGGCAAGAGATAGGGTTCGATATCGAGCTGAACCCCGGACATCCCGTCAGGCCGCACC
Proteins encoded in this region:
- a CDS encoding Tetratricopeptide repeat protein (MaGe:77307487) — protein: MLRTGRIIRIGCLAFFACLAAAGVDGLVPSVQANSAEPPPRRLLEQGKFLEQQKQFPEAIAAYRRYLAARPENDEVRASLAKLLSWQRQWDEASALYRDILSRHPLDDDNRVALARVLSWQQRYPEARQEYEGVLRDHPQHPDALTGLADVLLWSGHPDQAIPYYQRVVEATGDPEVAARLRSLKAESSAKNDPPGQRSIPAPMPALESKSVSADALQMLERGHRLELARQYDEAAALYRAGMQQFPERDDLRSALARVLSWQGAHAEAVSLYREVLARHPGDRDIRVALAQVLSWQKQFPEAQALYAQVVQEEPQHVEARRGLAEVAHWQGNRTEALARYEALAAETHDSEIEQQLRNVRSELLVSPRAAVGQGLTGLRLPYRDYVKAGYGHYSYTKGIPDERDLLFEIAKPVGDQTVIVRAEPINRFGSHDTPLSAELYSPLWARAWGYVAAQGTINPHFAPNYSFAGEIAQGLGGVHSTLAPFEVSFGYRRLNYKQDDIDLLMPGLTIFLPFNLWLTEKIYAIPDTGAITLASQLTWRPADRVQVFASGSFGTSGERIVAAQDFTRVQSRTIQGGVTFPLTDRFSVEASGYYEDRGILYVRRGGNLSLLYHW
- a CDS encoding hypothetical protein (Evidence 5 : Unknown function; MaGe:77307488) codes for the protein MLQKFSLLQKPARRGFGAVCLHGGDQPIDSGSGKAGEERKAPNAYDPTGPQHALARPIVRHCFLASSVRLTPQALGTH